The Sulfolobus islandicus Y.N.15.51 sequence CTTTTATGATAGTTCCAAGATAGATACCATTTTTATTATTGAAGTTAATTTAAATGATGAAACTTATAGAGGACTTGGCATTGGTTCATACGATACAAAGACTAATATCTCGTCTCTCTATTTCGAGTGGGAATCATTAACTAAATATGAAGTGCAAGCTGCTAGTGGTGGCTCCATAATTTGCTGGGATTATTCTACTTATTCAAAAGCTTATCAAGGTGCGGTTAACATAAGTTCTGTCGCGGGAACATTAGAAGGTTTTCCATTAGAAGCAAATGTTACATATTTAACCCTAAACGACGAGGGTGAGATAGTATTCCAAGGATATCAGAAAGGTATAGTTAAGACTATTAACGGGGTACGAGTTGGTAAAGTTAAATTAGTTGGGTTTATTGATGAAAAATTCCGGTTGAATACTTCGCCGGGTTATGCAGTATATCTGACACAGAAAAATGACAATATAATATCTGGAGTTTATAATCAGATACAAGTAGACTCCATGGGTAGAATGTATTACGAGGCCGCCATTAGAGAATATAAAATATATGGTGGCAGAAAATTACCATTTGATGAGGTTATGATATTTAAATACAAAGATGCTAATTTCAATCAGATAAAGAATAATAAAAGAATAGATTCAATGTCACATATAGCATATTATATGCCGGCAAAAGACCCTTACGGGAAATAATCATGGTTGAGGAAGCTATTATTCAACTTACTGGAGGAATAGATTCCACAGTGTTAGCGTATTATCTTAAAGATAAATATGTGTTGCATGGAACTTTCATATATTACGGCTATCCTCCCCAGATAAGAGAATTAGAGTTAGTCAAAGAATTATCTAAAAAGCTCGATGTCCCTCTAAAGATTATTGATTTTTCCTCTTATATTAAGTCTTTCGATCTCCCTCCAATAGATTCTATACAATATATAATTAAGTATCAGTTTGTGATAGAAATCCTAGCATCTTTTTCAGCTTATCCGAATCTAAATACCATGTTTGTGGGCTGGCTTAAGGATGAGTGGAGTAATAAAATGAGTATCTTAAAAGGTATTGAATC is a genomic window containing:
- a CDS encoding 7-cyano-7-deazaguanine synthase yields the protein MVEEAIIQLTGGIDSTVLAYYLKDKYVLHGTFIYYGYPPQIRELELVKELSKKLDVPLKIIDFSSYIKSFDLPPIDSIQYIIKYQFVIEILASFSAYPNLNTMFVGWLKDEWSNKMSILKGIESLMGFKVMAPFHTMVKSEVIKLGNELGVDFTKTHSCIVSGKMHCGICMPCRSRRRAFEEAKVKDPTIYYFNLPLAEIDKLSRELSLEELVERYFKPFLQYTGEYPKDFVDNLVNILKKYNG